From the genome of Glycine max cultivar Williams 82 chromosome 2, Glycine_max_v4.0, whole genome shotgun sequence, one region includes:
- the LOC100811399 gene encoding glycerophosphodiester phosphodiesterase GDPDL1, translated as MWNPRALSAPLALLLLHSLLALISAQRSTWNTLSGGAPLVVARGGFSGMLPDSSDASYNLAVITSGPDVYIWCDVQLTKDGLGICQPDINLANSTYIASAYPNKTTSYLVNGVPTRGYFPLDYTLKDLSSVVLTQGVYSRSNLFDGNNFGILTVEDLAKLRQKPKGKWLNIQHDAFYAQHNLSMRSFVLSVSRKVVFSYISSPEVGFLRSIASRFNPKTTKLVFRFMGLSDVDPSTNRTYGSLLQNLTFIKTFASGILVPKGYIWPVDATLYLQSHTSLVSDAHKAGLEVFASDFVNDVPFSFNYSYDPLAEYLQFVDNGDFSVDGVLSDFPITPFEAIGCFAHLGTNATKKDKTLVISKYGASGDYPACTDLAYNKAISDGVDVLDCPVQMSKDGTPFCLNSIDLIESTTVAQSSFSKFAMTIPEIKSGIGIFAFNLTWNDIKSLTPSILNPFAKYRLFRNPRSKNAGTLLALSDFLSLTKNQTSLSGVAIIVENAAYLADKQGLSVIDAVIGALSKAGYDKPGSQKVYIQSTNSSVLLKFKEKTSYELVYKIDETIGDAANAAVEDIKSFASSVVVNKDSIIPNNDQFLTAYTNIVPKLKNASLSVFVETFSNEFVSQAWDFFSDATVEINTYITGAQIDGIITDFPKTADRYRRNKCLGLGDNKPTYMEPVQPGSLFGLITKEFLPPAEAPFPPLTESEVAEPPLPPVAKIAPASSPNAGTKSPQGNSQPKVTVCFFLSTLAVFIASLLL; from the exons ATGTGGAATCCACGCGCTCTCTCTGCGCCACTCGCCCTGCTTCTTCTTCACTCGCTCCTTGCTCTCATCTCTGCTCAGAGATCTACCTGGAACACTCTCAGCG GAGGTGCGCCATTGGTTGTAGCACGTGGTGGATTTTCGGGGATGCTTCCTGATTCCAGTGATGCTTCCTATAATTTGGCAGTAATAACGAGTGGACCAGATGTCTATATATGGTGTGATGTGCAATTAACAAAAGATGGACTTGGGATTTGCCAGCCAGATATAAACCTTGCAAATTCTACTTACATTGCAAGCGCTTACCCAAATAAAACCACAAGTTACTTAGTTAATGGTGTACCCACCCGTGGCTATTTTCCTCTGGATTATACCCTGAAGGACCTATCTAGTGTCGTCT TAACTCAGGGAGTATACTCTCGATCCAACCTGTTTGATGGCAACAATTTTGGAATTCTTACTGTTGAGGATTTAGCTAAATTAAGGCAAAAACCAAAAGGAAAATGGTTGAATATTcag CATGATGCATTCTACGCACAACACAATTTGAGTATGAGAAGCTTTGTGCTTTCAGTTTCTAGAAAAGTAGTTTTCAGTTATATCTCATCGCCTGAGGTTGGTTTTCTAAGAAGTATAGCATCACGCTTCAacccaaaaacaacaaaattggTCTTCAGGTTTATGGGACTGAGTGATGTAGATCCATCAACCAATCGGACTTATGGTTCGCTTTTACAAAATCTTACATTTATCAAGACATTTGCTTCTGGAATTCTTGTTCCAAAGGGATACATATGGCCCGTAGATGCAACTCTTTATCTACAATCACATACATCTTTGGTCTCAGATGCACATAAAGCAGGCCTGGAAGTTTTTGCatcagattttgtgaatgaTGTTCCATTTAGCTTCAATTACAGTTATGATCCTCTTGCCGAGTACCTCCAATTTGTAGACAATGGTGACTTCTCTGTTGATGGTGTGCTGAGTGATTTTCCCATAACTCCATTTGAAGCTATAG GTTGCTTTGCTCACCTAGGCACCAATGCTACGAAAAAAG ATAAAACTTTGGTTATCTCAAAATATGGAGCAAGTGGAGATTATCCTGCTTGTACCGACTTAGCATATAATAAGGCCATATCTGATGGTGTGGATGTTCTTGACTGTCCTGTTCAAATGTCTAAGGACGGAACACCATTTTGCTTAAACTCCATTGATCTTATAGAGAGTACAACAGTCGCCCAATCAAGCTTCAGCAAATTTGCCATGACTATCCCTGAGATCAAATCTGGCATTGGCATATTTGCATTCAACTTGACATGGAATGATATAAAAAGCTTGACCC CCTCAATATTGAACCCTTTTGCAAAATACAGATTGTTCAGGAATCCAAGATCTAAGAATGCTGGGACATTGTTGGCGTTATCAGATTTCTTGTCCTTGACAAAAAATCAGACTTCTCTATCAGGTGTCGCTATCATTGTTGAG aATGCAGCCTATCTTGCAGACAAGCAAGGATTAAGTGTGATTGATGCTGTCATCGGTGCTTTGAGCAAAGCAGGTTATGATAAACCAGGATCCCAAAAGGTTTATATTCAATCCACTAATAGTTCTGTACTGCTGAAGTTCAAGGAGAAAACCAGTTATGAGCTTGTGTACAAGATTGACGAGACCATTGGTGATGCCGCTAATGCAGCTGTTGAGGATATAAAGAGCTTTGCTAGTTCTGTGGTTGTCAACAAGGACTCCATAATTCCTAATAATGATCAATTCCTGACGGCCTATACAAATATTGTGCCAAAGCTAAAAAATGCTAGCCTCTCAGTTTTTGTAGAAACATTTAGCAATGAGTTTGTGTCTCAAGCATGGGATTTCTTCTCAGATGCAACTGTTGAGATCAACACATATATTACGGGAGCACAAATTGATGGTATCATCACAGACTTCCCTAAAACTGCTGACAGATACAGAA GGAACAAATGCTTAGGTTTGGGTGACAACAAACCTACTTACATGGAACCTGTTCAACCAGGTAGTCTTTTTGGACTCATTACCAAAGAATTCTTGCCTCCAGCCGAGGCTCCATTTCCACCCTTGACAGAATCTGAAGTGGCAGAGCCACCTTTGCCTCCTGTTGCTAAAATAGCCCCAGCTTCCAGCCCGAATGCCGGAACCAAATCACCACAGGGAAATTCACAGCCTAAAGTCACTGTCTGCTTCTTCTTGTCCACTCTGGCCGTGTTTATAGCTTCTCTTCTGCTTTGA